The segment TGATCGTTTTCTGGTGATCCATCGGATACCCGATGTGCCCGACGTTTTCGCTCAGCTCTGGCACGAGGCTGGTGGGGGTTACGCGCTGGAGCACCGCGATGGTGCCGCCGACCGGCACTTCCAGGTGATGGTCGACGGTTCCGAAGCCGTGGTTGAGGCGCTGACCGGCTGGGCTCGGCAGGGGTCCGCTTGGCGCTCTGGTCTGGTGTGGTCGCTGCTGGATACGGGCCCCACCAGCGAGGTGCCGCCGCTCGACCTGGACGAAGACGAGCGCAAGGAGTTGGAGAGGCGTGTCCGTGAGGTGTTGGTCGGCGGCTACGCGGACCGCGCCGAGCTGGCGGAGCTTGCCGAGGAGTACCTGGTCACTGCGGATCGCCGACCTGTATCGCGCGAGCAGGCGGAGGTACTGGTCGACCGGATGTGGCTGGAACGTGTCGCGGAGCAGACCACATGGCAGGGCGAGACCGACCCGGAGCGGCTCACCCGCGCGTTCGCCGCTCTGCAGGAGGCCGGTATCACCGCCCGCGAGAACTTCACGTGCTGCCGCAGC is part of the Streptomyces qinzhouensis genome and harbors:
- a CDS encoding DUF6891 domain-containing protein, which produces MLEIVVKTENGERHVRVSAEELAGLVRRVGGDGDRFLVIHRIPDVPDVFAQLWHEAGGGYALEHRDGAADRHFQVMVDGSEAVVEALTGWARQGSAWRSGLVWSLLDTGPTSEVPPLDLDEDERKELERRVREVLVGGYADRAELAELAEEYLVTADRRPVSREQAEVLVDRMWLERVAEQTTWQGETDPERLTRAFAALQEAGITARENFTCCRSCGQSEIGDEGGTDARGFVYFHSQNTDAAASGHGLMLLYGGFDNSSETTAAIGQEVVAALEAADLQTTWDCDPGQAITVTPLEWRKRLVG